A stretch of the Aegilops tauschii subsp. strangulata cultivar AL8/78 chromosome 4, Aet v6.0, whole genome shotgun sequence genome encodes the following:
- the LOC109775312 gene encoding peroxidase 43 encodes MGTASGAVALLLVVLGASVASSSGQLQVGFYSKSCPSAESTVASVVRGTAAADSTILPALLRLQFHDCFVRGCDASVLIKGGSNNAEVDNNKHQGLRGMDVIENAKAQLESECPGVVSCADIVVLAARDAVAFTGGPSFDVPTGRRDGKVSNVRDGDVLPDVRDSAQVLRSKFRASGLDDKDLVLLSSAHTVGTTACFFIQDRLYKFPLPGGGLGSDPSIPDGFLSELKSRCAPGDSNSRVSLDRGSERVFDTSILRNIRNGFAVIASDAALYNDTSTVDVVDSYSGLLSTIFGPYFRQDFADSMVKMGSIGVLTGASGEVRKVCSKFN; translated from the exons ATGGGTACTGCCAGCGGTGCCGTGGCCCTGCTGCTGGTGGTGCTAGGAGCAAGCGTCGCCAGCTCCAGTGGGCAGCTGCAGGTGGGGTTCTACTCCAAGTCGTGCCCCAGCGCCGAGTCCACCGTCGCGTCCGTCGTCCGGGGAACcgccgccgccgactccaccaTCCTCCCCGCCCTCCTCCGCCTCCAGTTCCACGACTGCTTCGTCAGG GGGTGCGACGCGTCGGTGCTGATCAAGGGCGGGAGCAACAACGCGGAGGTGGACAACAACAAGCACCAGGGGCTCCGCGGGATGGACGTGATCGAGAACGCCAAGGCGCAGCTCGAGTCCGAGTGCCCCGGCGTCGTCTCGTGCGCCGACATCGTCGTCCTCGCCGCGCGCGACGCCGTCGCATTC ACCGGCGGGCCGTCGTTCGACGTGCCGACAGGGCGCCGCGACGGGAAGGTGTCCAACGTGCGGGACGGTGACGTGCTGCCGGACGTGCGCGACTCCGCCCAGGTGCTCCGCTCCAAGTTCCGCGCCAGCGGCCTCGACGACAAGGACCTCGTCCTCCTCAGCT CGGCGCACACGGTGGGCACCACGGCATGCTTCTTCATCCAGGACCGGCTCTACAAATTCCCGCTCCCGGGCGGCGGGCTCGGGTCAGACCCGTCGATCCCAGACGGCTTCCTGTCGGAGCTCAAGTCCCGGTGCGCGCCGGGAGACTCCAACTCGCGCGTCTCCCTGGACCGCGGCAGCGAGCGCGTCTTCGACACCTCCATCCTCCGCAACATCCGCAACGGCTTCGCCGTGATCGCCTCCGACGCCGCGCTCTACAACGACACCAGCACCGTCGACGTGGTGGACTCCTACTCGGGCCTCCTCAGCACCATCTTCGGGCCCTACTTCCGCCAGGACTTCGCGGACTCCATGGTGAAGATGGGCAGCATCGGCGTGCTCACCGGCGCCAGCGGGGAGGTCAGGAAGGTCTGCTCCAAGTTCAACTGA